A single region of the Streptococcus sanguinis genome encodes:
- a CDS encoding transglutaminase domain-containing protein, with protein MSRKIRFISLLTLLICFLMGCSLFQKNGGGPGEQGSQFSESVRKLREKYSKNTPYDVQEKVIQIKENEPITFPTEVQKPNDFETLPHEGQTELISSFEIYGDSNLRAILGGDFKMNDKRQIVIEPAYHFSATRVEANGEHTEYGLAKQGESWGVFDTLYLLQRDDERTGKKLKKPKLWIVKIDKKGRDKLALKTKSSLLGDGRLQLEWTEVPGADSYSIIKREYVTMPGSDTKTGLYNYKEVDRVTSTVYRTDLPTHYDSRNGGRSGDDPILARQRLLQAYDQDYSKKTVEKKPYELLVVPLKDKEALGTISNPISSDSFAKLMPNQIDFRTFSDQVSALRQKGNIPEEAPLQMMDGQIQNFPIVYEKIEKEGRDVRCLVSIKGMPTVKTDFFIEQASVEEVQPVVDRHNEKVNKEESKSGVSEKYISVEQADLDLKGKTVVHDVSDIEERVAARSAAQEYFAKALLSDAEYVDYSEFPELSEGDVSELLHDVLEQNPVIQQGVVPAIDAKQHVVSFKYDADETAKYKKARKKVKEIVKDIIKDQMSDREKIEAINQYMIEHISYDKAAYQGFLNYKTSIENKESEEAISKAFKDMQDGIRKYESSFDITGPLFEGKGVCQAYAVTFQALAQEAGLETMYVSGNTDDFDPHAWNFAKVDGQWLALDVTWNDSDGDSAKKENEYLLLAMDNPLYAQSHYAFDRYEDAIKE; from the coding sequence ATGAGTAGGAAAATCCGTTTCATTTCTCTGCTTACTCTGTTGATTTGTTTTCTGATGGGCTGCAGTCTTTTTCAAAAGAACGGTGGAGGTCCGGGAGAGCAAGGTAGCCAATTTTCGGAAAGTGTTCGTAAGCTGAGAGAAAAATACAGCAAAAATACTCCTTATGATGTCCAAGAAAAGGTCATTCAGATCAAGGAAAATGAGCCTATTACATTTCCGACAGAGGTACAAAAGCCTAACGATTTTGAGACACTGCCACATGAAGGACAGACCGAGTTGATTTCTTCCTTTGAAATTTATGGGGACAGCAACTTACGAGCTATTTTAGGGGGTGACTTTAAGATGAATGATAAGCGGCAGATAGTGATTGAGCCAGCTTATCATTTCTCTGCGACTAGAGTGGAGGCAAATGGAGAGCATACGGAATATGGTCTAGCCAAGCAAGGTGAGAGCTGGGGTGTTTTTGATACGCTCTATTTGCTGCAACGGGATGATGAGCGCACAGGTAAAAAACTTAAAAAGCCAAAACTTTGGATCGTTAAGATAGATAAGAAAGGGCGTGACAAGCTAGCTCTGAAAACTAAGAGCAGCCTGCTCGGAGATGGTCGCTTGCAGCTGGAATGGACGGAAGTACCGGGAGCGGACTCTTATTCCATTATAAAAAGAGAGTATGTGACCATGCCTGGCAGTGATACGAAGACAGGCCTTTATAACTATAAAGAGGTCGATCGGGTCACTTCGACAGTGTATCGGACAGATTTACCTACCCACTATGATAGCCGCAACGGCGGCCGTTCTGGTGATGATCCAATTCTTGCCAGACAACGGTTGCTGCAGGCTTACGACCAGGATTACAGTAAGAAAACGGTTGAGAAAAAGCCTTATGAACTCCTTGTTGTTCCCCTTAAAGACAAAGAAGCTTTAGGAACTATCAGCAATCCTATCTCATCTGATAGCTTTGCGAAACTGATGCCGAATCAAATCGATTTTCGGACTTTTTCTGACCAGGTTTCTGCCCTGCGGCAGAAAGGAAATATTCCTGAAGAAGCACCGCTGCAGATGATGGATGGCCAGATTCAGAACTTTCCAATCGTCTATGAAAAAATTGAAAAAGAAGGCCGGGATGTCAGATGTCTGGTCTCTATCAAGGGCATGCCTACTGTCAAAACGGACTTTTTCATTGAACAGGCCAGTGTTGAAGAAGTGCAGCCTGTTGTAGATAGACATAATGAAAAGGTCAATAAAGAGGAAAGCAAGTCGGGTGTTTCAGAGAAATATATCAGCGTAGAGCAGGCTGACTTGGATCTCAAGGGTAAAACAGTCGTTCATGATGTTAGTGATATTGAGGAAAGAGTGGCAGCCAGAAGTGCAGCGCAGGAATATTTTGCCAAGGCTCTTCTGTCAGATGCTGAATATGTTGATTACAGTGAGTTTCCAGAGCTGAGTGAAGGAGATGTCAGTGAATTGCTTCACGATGTTTTAGAGCAGAATCCAGTCATTCAGCAGGGAGTGGTTCCTGCCATTGATGCTAAGCAACATGTGGTAAGTTTTAAATACGATGCTGATGAAACTGCCAAATATAAGAAGGCCCGAAAAAAAGTCAAAGAGATTGTCAAAGACATCATCAAAGACCAGATGAGCGACCGAGAAAAGATTGAGGCAATTAATCAGTATATGATTGAGCATATTAGCTATGATAAGGCTGCTTACCAAGGCTTTTTGAATTACAAAACATCTATTGAGAATAAAGAATCAGAAGAGGCTATTTCAAAAGCGTTTAAAGATATGCAAGACGGTATTCGCAAGTATGAATCTAGTTTTGATATTACTGGTCCGCTATTTGAGGGTAAGGGAGTCTGTCAGGCTTATGCTGTAACCTTCCAGGCCCTCGCTCAGGAAGCTGGTCTCGAAACCATGTATGTGAGTGGAAATACAGATGATTTTGACCCGCATGCTTGGAACTTCGCAAAAGTAGATGGTCAGTGGCTGGCTTTAGATGTTACCTGGAATGACTCTGATGGAGATAGCGCTAAAAAAGAAAATGAATACTTGCTATTGGCCATGGATAATCCACTCTACGCACAGAGCCACTATGCCTTTGACAGATACGAAGATGCTATTAAAGAATGA
- a CDS encoding glycoside hydrolase family 1 protein yields the protein MQMGKFPQNFLWGGATAANQYEGAYNLDGKGLSVQDVTPKGGVPATPGDCNPLITEEPTPDNLKLKGIDFYHRYKEDVALFAEMGFKVYRTSIAWSRIFPNGDELEPNEAGLQFYDNLFDELAKYGIEPLITLSHYETPLHLARQYNGWANRDLIGFYERYVRTVFTRYKDKVKYWLTFNEINSVLHAPFMSGGIATPAEELSKQDLYQAVHHELVASALATKIGHEINPDFKIGCMVLAMPAYPMTPKPEDVLAAREFENQNYLFSDIHARGKYPAYINRFFKENGIEIEFAPGDKELLAENTVDFISFSYYMSVVAAHDPENYSSGQGNLLGGILNPHLASSEWGWQIDPVGLRLVLNSFYDRYQLPLFIVENGLGAKDVLVDGSTGPTVEDDYRIDYLKQHLQQVGEALEDGVELLGYTTWGCIDLVSASTAELSKRYGFIYVDRNDDGSGTLARYKKKSFDWYKEVIATNGDSLYQD from the coding sequence ATGCAAATGGGTAAATTTCCGCAGAATTTCCTCTGGGGCGGTGCAACTGCAGCCAACCAGTATGAAGGCGCCTATAATCTGGATGGAAAAGGCCTGTCTGTTCAGGATGTGACTCCAAAAGGCGGTGTGCCAGCTACGCCAGGTGATTGCAATCCTTTGATTACCGAGGAGCCGACACCAGATAATCTCAAGCTGAAAGGAATTGATTTCTACCATCGCTATAAGGAGGACGTTGCCCTCTTTGCGGAGATGGGCTTCAAGGTCTACCGAACTTCCATTGCCTGGTCTCGGATTTTTCCAAATGGAGACGAGCTGGAGCCCAATGAAGCTGGTCTGCAATTCTACGACAATCTCTTTGACGAGCTGGCCAAATATGGCATTGAGCCGCTGATTACCCTGTCTCACTATGAAACGCCCCTGCATTTAGCGCGTCAGTACAATGGCTGGGCCAACCGTGATTTGATTGGCTTCTACGAGCGCTATGTTCGCACGGTTTTTACCCGCTATAAGGACAAGGTCAAGTATTGGCTGACCTTTAATGAAATCAACTCTGTTCTCCATGCGCCCTTTATGAGCGGTGGCATTGCCACGCCAGCTGAAGAGTTATCCAAGCAGGACCTCTATCAAGCAGTCCATCATGAGCTGGTGGCTTCTGCCTTGGCAACGAAGATTGGTCATGAGATCAATCCTGATTTTAAGATTGGTTGTATGGTTCTGGCTATGCCAGCCTATCCTATGACGCCTAAGCCAGAAGATGTGCTGGCAGCTCGGGAATTTGAAAATCAAAACTATCTCTTCTCTGATATCCATGCGCGTGGGAAATACCCTGCCTATATCAATCGTTTCTTCAAGGAGAATGGGATTGAGATTGAGTTTGCGCCGGGCGACAAAGAGCTTTTGGCTGAAAATACTGTAGACTTTATTTCCTTCTCCTACTACATGAGTGTGGTTGCGGCTCATGATCCGGAAAATTATTCTTCCGGCCAAGGCAATCTTCTAGGTGGCATCCTAAATCCTCATCTGGCTAGCTCAGAATGGGGCTGGCAGATTGACCCAGTCGGCTTGCGCTTGGTGCTAAATAGCTTTTATGACCGCTATCAGCTGCCTCTCTTCATCGTGGAAAATGGTCTCGGTGCCAAGGATGTCTTGGTGGATGGATCAACTGGCCCAACGGTTGAAGATGACTACCGCATTGATTATCTCAAACAGCATTTGCAACAGGTAGGAGAAGCGCTGGAAGATGGCGTAGAATTGCTAGGTTACACAACTTGGGGCTGTATTGACCTGGTTTCAGCCAGCACGGCAGAACTTAGCAAACGTTATGGCTTTATCTACGTTGACCGCAACGATGACGGTAGCGGAACTCTAGCCCGCTACAAGAAAAAATCTTTTGATTGGTACAAAGAAGTCATTGCGACGAATGGAGACAGTCTCTATCAGGATTGA
- a CDS encoding AraC family transcriptional regulator — MIDLGQLHKNTVFKNQGTPYSLTRTITENGHPDILFHWHTDVEMIYVHEGKAQFHIDDDYFNSEKGDIILIRPNALHSIHPINDERHYMDAINFHLDLMGYSAMDQASINYLQPLYNGQLDLTHVIKPTDTAYAEIRQCLLAAMETGYFRKSHYEFQLKAQLNQLFYLLFENGYVISKDLSPEGYRKEEKIRSIIDYINAHYQEDLNIDQLAGICGYSSTHFMNFFKKHLGVSCIEYLIQFRLRKAAELLQHSNLSVLEISSQAGFNNLSNFNRQFKKYYQMTPSQYRKK; from the coding sequence ATGATTGATTTAGGCCAACTACATAAAAATACCGTTTTTAAAAACCAAGGAACCCCTTATTCTCTGACCCGCACCATCACTGAAAATGGTCATCCAGATATTCTTTTCCACTGGCATACCGATGTTGAAATGATTTATGTCCACGAAGGAAAAGCACAATTTCATATTGACGACGACTACTTTAACAGCGAAAAAGGTGATATTATCCTGATTCGCCCCAATGCCCTGCACTCCATCCACCCCATCAACGACGAGCGCCATTATATGGACGCTATTAATTTCCATCTGGATCTGATGGGCTATTCTGCCATGGATCAAGCCAGCATCAACTATCTGCAGCCCCTCTACAATGGCCAGTTGGACTTGACTCATGTTATCAAGCCTACGGATACAGCCTATGCCGAGATTCGCCAGTGCCTCTTAGCAGCTATGGAAACAGGCTATTTCCGCAAATCTCACTACGAATTTCAGCTCAAAGCCCAGCTCAACCAGCTCTTCTACCTGCTCTTTGAGAATGGCTATGTCATTTCCAAAGACCTGTCACCCGAAGGCTATCGCAAGGAAGAAAAGATTCGCTCCATTATCGACTACATCAATGCCCACTACCAAGAAGACCTGAATATTGACCAACTGGCTGGCATCTGTGGCTACAGCTCCACCCATTTCATGAACTTCTTCAAGAAGCATCTGGGCGTTTCCTGCATTGAGTACCTAATCCAATTTCGCTTGCGCAAAGCAGCCGAACTCCTGCAGCACTCCAATCTCTCTGTACTGGAAATCTCCAGCCAAGCAGGATTTAATAACCTATCCAACTTCAACCGCCAGTTCAAAAAATACTACCAAATGACACCAAGCCAGTATCGGAAGAAATGA
- a CDS encoding RhtB family transporter, which translates to MATFVCYTHVYLVFVASVLSGLAGFLPVFAEKFLQRKAGAQFAASYLLAGALQSSAELASIEMMSS; encoded by the coding sequence GTGGCTACTTTTGTATGTTATACCCATGTTTATCTTGTTTTTGTTGCTAGTGTGCTCTCTGGTCTTGCTGGTTTTCTGCCTGTTTTTGCGGAGAAATTTCTTCAAAGAAAAGCAGGGGCGCAATTTGCTGCTAGCTATCTTTTGGCTGGGGCTCTTCAATCTTCTGCTGAACTTGCTAGTATAGAAATGATGAGTTCGTAA
- a CDS encoding CapA family protein, whose product MDKKFLWEKIQTFFQELWKKISDFAAEHSLLADAYHAWRDWFKGLPFPRPKIFQKQLSNRQFVGVLLTVVGLSASLILLSEHLQDFTFLSPSKKEQQSDSSQNQTVRIMATGDLLYHDGLYLSAQKEDGTYDFSENFQYAKEWLQQGDLVLGDFEGTIRPDYPLNGYPLFNAPEAVVPAIKDAGYQVMDLAHNHILDSGLEGVFTTAQAFEKEGITPIGVYPHESRSRAPLLIKEVKGIKIALLAYSYGYNGMEGLLSQEDYDNRLSDLDEEKMRAEIERAEKEADITIVMPQMGIEYQLEPTEEQMTLYHKMVDWGADIVFGGHPHVVEPAEILEKDGQKKLIMYSMGNFISNQRIETMEEIENAHWTERGVLMDVTIEKTSKGTQIKSAQAHPSWVSRVEKGTISADGLPLYTYQTWILDDFIEGGKYRDKLDQETRARIDTAYQEMNSHVGLNWPGQ is encoded by the coding sequence ATGGATAAAAAATTTCTTTGGGAGAAGATTCAGACTTTTTTTCAGGAACTTTGGAAGAAGATATCTGATTTTGCTGCGGAGCATAGTCTGCTGGCAGATGCTTACCATGCTTGGCGGGACTGGTTTAAGGGACTTCCATTTCCTCGTCCCAAAATCTTTCAAAAACAGCTTAGCAATCGCCAGTTTGTCGGAGTGCTTTTGACCGTAGTAGGGCTGTCAGCCAGCTTAATCCTCCTGTCAGAACATTTGCAGGATTTTACCTTTCTGTCTCCTAGTAAGAAAGAGCAGCAGTCAGATTCCTCTCAGAATCAGACGGTTCGCATCATGGCAACTGGGGATTTGCTTTATCACGATGGCCTTTATCTGAGCGCTCAGAAAGAAGACGGCACTTATGATTTTTCTGAGAATTTCCAATATGCTAAGGAATGGCTTCAGCAGGGAGATTTGGTCTTAGGGGACTTTGAAGGCACGATTCGGCCGGACTATCCCTTGAATGGCTATCCGCTTTTTAATGCTCCAGAAGCCGTAGTTCCAGCAATCAAGGATGCTGGCTATCAGGTGATGGACCTGGCTCATAATCACATTTTAGACTCTGGCTTGGAGGGAGTTTTCACTACAGCTCAGGCTTTTGAAAAAGAGGGAATCACTCCCATTGGTGTTTATCCGCATGAAAGCCGCAGTCGGGCACCGCTCTTGATAAAGGAAGTCAAAGGCATTAAGATTGCACTGCTGGCTTACTCCTATGGTTACAATGGTATGGAGGGGCTGCTCAGTCAGGAAGACTATGATAATCGTCTGTCCGATCTGGATGAAGAAAAGATGCGGGCCGAGATTGAGCGGGCAGAAAAGGAAGCAGATATTACAATCGTCATGCCTCAGATGGGGATAGAGTACCAGCTGGAGCCGACAGAGGAGCAGATGACACTCTACCATAAAATGGTTGACTGGGGAGCAGATATCGTCTTTGGAGGGCATCCGCATGTGGTTGAGCCGGCAGAGATTTTAGAGAAAGATGGTCAGAAGAAGCTGATCATGTATTCCATGGGGAATTTCATTTCCAATCAGCGCATCGAAACCATGGAGGAAATTGAAAATGCTCATTGGACCGAACGCGGAGTGCTGATGGATGTTACCATTGAAAAGACATCAAAGGGCACACAGATAAAAAGTGCCCAGGCTCATCCGAGCTGGGTCAGTCGAGTGGAAAAAGGTACTATTTCGGCAGACGGTCTACCTTTATACACTTATCAGACCTGGATTTTGGATGACTTTATCGAAGGTGGCAAGTATCGAGACAAACTGGATCAAGAAACCAGAGCACGGATTGATACCGCCTATCAGGAAATGAATTCTCATGTTGGACTGAATTGGCCGGGGCAATAA
- a CDS encoding beta-glucoside-specific PTS transporter subunit IIABC: MAKDYTELAQDIIAHVGGKDNITKLVHCVTRLRFSLKDESKADTDYLMKRDGVVTVVKAGGQYQVVIGNHVPDVYETVLKVAGIAGEGSVDADDDAVEGNLFDRFIALVSGLFQPMLGTLSAAGMIKGVVAIMAALGVAKTDGAYVVLNAAGDGLFQFLPLILAITAAKRFKMNQFTALAIGFALVYPNIAASFTAEKPLYTLFAGTPIESPIFSTFFGLPIIFPASSYLSTVLPVITAVWVGAKIEKGFKKIIPDVVKVFIVPFFTLLITVPLAFLVIGPVMSWASDLVGALFTGIYDFSPVLYGIVLGAAWQVLVMFGLHWGLVPLAILELQKGPGVILVATIAICFAQAGALINIMMRTKEDKVRQLSIPAFISALFGVTEPAIYGITLPMRSPFIITCISGALTGAYLAFFDVKMQVMGGLGLFAIPSFIEAGNSMTLIHFLIAIVANFVLGFGLTQLVKIPNLFGGPSEKDAAESLDSEKEKVSAGITEQVVTSPLAGEIIALEDTPDAVFASGAMGKGVAIEPSVGEVVAPADGVIRLLFPTNHAIGLATDDGAELLIHVGMDTVALDGKGFTAHVVQGSKVKKGQLLLSFDIDTIKEAGYPVTTPIIVTNTANYKQIEVLAKGEIQLGDRLLDLKK; the protein is encoded by the coding sequence ATGGCTAAAGACTATACAGAATTAGCTCAGGATATTATTGCCCATGTAGGTGGCAAGGACAACATCACCAAACTGGTACACTGCGTGACACGCTTGCGCTTTTCTCTGAAGGATGAATCAAAAGCAGATACAGACTATCTGATGAAGCGCGACGGAGTTGTAACGGTTGTCAAGGCCGGTGGTCAATATCAAGTTGTTATTGGTAATCATGTGCCAGATGTTTATGAAACGGTGCTCAAGGTTGCTGGAATTGCTGGTGAAGGCAGTGTTGATGCAGATGATGATGCTGTAGAAGGAAATCTGTTTGACCGCTTCATTGCTCTCGTATCTGGCCTCTTCCAGCCGATGCTCGGTACCTTGTCTGCAGCAGGTATGATCAAAGGTGTGGTAGCTATTATGGCAGCCTTAGGCGTTGCCAAAACAGATGGTGCTTATGTTGTTCTCAATGCAGCAGGAGATGGTCTTTTCCAATTCCTTCCTTTGATTTTGGCTATTACAGCTGCTAAACGTTTCAAGATGAATCAGTTCACGGCTTTGGCTATCGGCTTTGCTTTGGTTTATCCAAATATCGCAGCTAGCTTTACGGCGGAAAAACCGCTTTATACACTATTTGCTGGTACACCAATCGAGTCTCCGATTTTCTCGACTTTCTTCGGTCTTCCTATTATCTTCCCTGCATCTAGCTACCTATCAACAGTCCTTCCAGTGATTACAGCTGTTTGGGTTGGGGCCAAGATTGAAAAAGGCTTTAAAAAGATCATTCCCGATGTTGTCAAAGTCTTTATCGTACCATTCTTTACCCTTTTAATTACAGTGCCACTGGCCTTTCTGGTTATCGGTCCAGTTATGAGCTGGGCTTCTGATTTGGTTGGTGCTCTCTTTACAGGTATCTATGACTTTAGTCCGGTGCTGTATGGTATCGTCCTAGGGGCTGCTTGGCAGGTTCTGGTCATGTTTGGTCTTCACTGGGGCTTGGTACCGCTAGCAATCTTGGAGCTCCAAAAGGGTCCGGGGGTCATACTTGTTGCCACTATTGCGATCTGTTTTGCTCAGGCAGGTGCCCTGATCAATATCATGATGCGCACCAAAGAAGATAAAGTTCGTCAGCTTTCGATTCCGGCCTTTATATCAGCTCTTTTTGGTGTGACGGAGCCGGCTATTTACGGTATCACCCTCCCTATGCGTTCACCGTTTATCATAACCTGTATTTCTGGGGCACTGACTGGTGCTTATCTGGCTTTCTTTGATGTCAAAATGCAGGTTATGGGTGGTTTGGGACTCTTTGCCATTCCATCCTTTATCGAAGCTGGCAATAGCATGACTTTGATTCACTTCCTCATTGCCATTGTGGCAAACTTTGTGCTAGGTTTTGGCCTGACTCAGCTAGTCAAGATTCCAAATCTTTTCGGTGGCCCGTCAGAAAAAGATGCTGCCGAGTCTTTAGATTCTGAAAAAGAAAAAGTCTCAGCGGGAATTACAGAGCAAGTCGTAACCAGTCCATTAGCTGGCGAGATAATCGCTCTTGAGGACACTCCGGACGCAGTCTTTGCCAGCGGAGCTATGGGCAAAGGAGTTGCCATTGAGCCTAGTGTGGGTGAAGTAGTAGCGCCTGCTGATGGGGTCATTCGCCTGCTCTTCCCTACCAACCATGCTATTGGTTTGGCTACGGATGATGGAGCAGAATTGCTGATTCACGTCGGTATGGATACAGTAGCCCTTGACGGAAAAGGCTTTACAGCCCATGTTGTCCAAGGCTCTAAAGTCAAGAAAGGCCAGCTTTTGCTTAGCTTTGATATCGATACTATCAAGGAGGCTGGTTATCCAGTGACAACTCCAATCATTGTTACTAACACAGCTAATTATAAGCAGATTGAAGTCCTTGCAAAAGGAGAAATTCAGCTCGGTGATCGGCTCTTAGATTTGAAAAAATAG
- a CDS encoding TRZ/ATZ family protein, with product MKAYTNVNLVTCDSQFHVYREGLLVVEDDRIAYCGPYDQAWLGKCSETVDYEGAWIMPGLVNCHTHSAMTLLRGIRDDSNLHEWLEDYIWPAESQFTADLTTEAVQLALAEMLLSGTTTFNDMYNPQGVEIDRIYQAVHQSGMRCYFSPTLFSSESETAEETLARTRAIIEKILSYDDEDFQVMVAPHSPYACDEELLKGSLELARELDLKLHIHVAETQDENKIILKRYGKRSLAFLKGLGYLEQSAIFAHGVELNPSEIADLTASPVSIAHNPISNLKLASGVAPVTDLLAAGVTVGLATDSVASNNNLDMFEEGRTAALLQKMRAGDATQFTIEQALKALTIEGAKALGLEKKIGSLEAGKQADFIVIQPKGRLHLYPLENMLSHLVYAVKGSDVQDVYIAGQQVVRNGQVLTVDLGSFV from the coding sequence ATGAAAGCTTATACAAATGTCAATCTGGTGACCTGTGACAGCCAATTTCATGTTTACCGGGAAGGGCTATTGGTGGTTGAGGATGACCGCATTGCCTACTGTGGTCCCTATGATCAAGCCTGGCTAGGGAAATGCAGTGAAACAGTGGATTATGAAGGGGCTTGGATCATGCCAGGACTGGTCAACTGCCATACTCACTCGGCCATGACTTTGCTGCGCGGGATTCGTGATGACAGCAATCTGCATGAGTGGTTGGAGGACTATATCTGGCCAGCAGAAAGCCAGTTCACAGCGGATCTAACGACCGAGGCTGTCCAGCTGGCTCTGGCTGAAATGCTGCTGTCAGGGACAACGACTTTTAACGACATGTATAATCCTCAGGGAGTGGAGATTGACCGGATTTATCAGGCTGTGCATCAGTCTGGTATGCGATGCTATTTCTCACCAACACTCTTTAGCTCAGAGTCGGAAACAGCAGAAGAGACTCTGGCACGTACTCGGGCCATTATTGAGAAAATCCTCTCCTATGACGATGAAGATTTTCAGGTTATGGTGGCGCCTCATTCGCCTTATGCCTGTGACGAAGAGTTGCTCAAGGGCAGTCTTGAGCTAGCGCGTGAGCTGGATTTGAAGCTTCATATCCATGTGGCTGAGACACAGGATGAAAATAAAATCATCCTGAAGCGCTATGGTAAACGGTCACTGGCTTTCTTGAAGGGTTTGGGTTACTTGGAGCAGTCAGCCATTTTTGCTCACGGAGTTGAACTAAATCCGTCAGAGATTGCAGATTTGACGGCTTCTCCAGTCAGCATCGCCCACAATCCTATCAGTAACCTCAAGCTGGCTTCTGGTGTAGCTCCAGTGACAGACTTACTAGCCGCTGGGGTGACCGTTGGCTTAGCGACGGACTCTGTCGCTTCCAATAATAATCTGGACATGTTTGAAGAAGGTCGGACAGCTGCTCTCCTTCAGAAGATGCGGGCAGGCGATGCGACCCAGTTTACGATTGAGCAGGCCTTGAAAGCTTTGACCATTGAAGGAGCCAAAGCTCTGGGCTTAGAGAAGAAAATCGGCAGTCTGGAAGCGGGCAAGCAAGCCGATTTCATTGTCATTCAGCCTAAGGGACGACTTCATCTCTATCCTTTGGAAAATATGCTATCGCACCTAGTATATGCAGTCAAAGGCAGCGATGTTCAGGATGTCTACATTGCAGGGCAGCAGGTTGTCCGAAACGGCCAAGTGCTGACTGTTGATCTAGGGAGTTTTGTGTAA
- a CDS encoding methionine ABC transporter permease, with protein MLQLIQQFMPNVYRMGWSGQAGWGTAIYLTLYMTIIPFFIGGILGFIAGLLLVLTGPRGILENRLVFFVLDKVTSIFRAIPFIILLALINPFTRIIVGTGIGPTAALVPLSLAVFPFFARQVQVVLSELDRGVIEAAQASGATFWDIVGVYLREGLPDLIRVTTVTLISLVGETAMAGAIGAGGLGNVALTYGYQRFNHDVTILATILILLLIFFIQFVGDFLTRKISHR; from the coding sequence ATGCTACAGCTGATTCAACAATTTATGCCCAATGTTTATAGAATGGGCTGGTCTGGGCAGGCTGGCTGGGGAACAGCTATTTACCTGACTCTGTATATGACTATCATTCCTTTCTTTATTGGAGGGATTCTAGGCTTTATCGCTGGTCTCTTGCTCGTCTTGACAGGGCCGAGAGGTATTTTGGAAAATAGACTTGTCTTTTTCGTCTTGGACAAGGTTACCTCAATCTTCCGAGCGATTCCTTTCATCATTCTCCTAGCCCTTATCAATCCCTTTACTCGGATTATTGTGGGAACTGGGATTGGACCGACTGCTGCCTTGGTGCCTCTTTCACTGGCTGTTTTTCCTTTCTTTGCCCGTCAGGTTCAGGTGGTCTTATCCGAACTGGATCGAGGAGTGATTGAAGCGGCGCAGGCTAGTGGAGCAACTTTCTGGGACATTGTCGGTGTTTACCTGCGGGAAGGTCTGCCGGACTTGATTCGAGTGACGACTGTTACGCTCATCTCTCTGGTTGGGGAGACCGCTATGGCAGGGGCGATTGGTGCTGGCGGACTGGGAAATGTTGCCCTGACTTATGGTTATCAGCGTTTCAACCATGATGTGACCATTCTTGCGACTATTCTTATTTTGCTGCTTATCTTCTTTATTCAGTTTGTTGGGGATTTCCTGACACGGAAGATTAGTCATAGATAA